The DNA sequence AATCCTGAATACCATGGCTGATGCCCTGGAAGGCCATTTGCCTGATGATTCCAAGATTGATGAGGCTCTGGATGCCTATCTTCTCGGAGAAAGCTATTACCTGAGCCGCTCTGAAAATATGGGTGTCCTCTTTTTAAATCCCCGCTACACCATCAACGACCTTGATCCCCTGGTCAATGAAACCAACCGGATTGAAGAACGGGTCAAATCGATTGCCTCCGATTACGGTATGACTGCGGGTATGACGGGTCTGACAGTGGTGGGCCGGGATGAAATGGTCACATCGGAGCAGGGATTTGCCTTTTCCATGCTGCTTGCTTTTGGTCTGATTCTAACCCTTATGATTGTGGTCTTCCGGATTCGTACCACACCGCTGATCATCGGTGTGCCCCTGATGCTCGGCGTATTCTGGACCATGGGCTTAACAGGGTTTATCCTCCACAGACTCAATATCATGACCGCCATGTACATGGTCGCCCTTGTAGGACTGGGTGTGGATTATGCCATCCATCTGATGACCGGTTTTGTTCAGGAGAGGGATCAGGGTAAGGATTTCCTCTCTTCCATAACCGATGCCTTTAATAAAAGCGGCAGGGGAATCGTGACGGGCGGATTCACGACGGCAGCCGCCTTTTTCGCGCTTCTCATGGCCGAGAGTGATATGGTTCGTGAACTGGCCGTCGTTGCCGGGATGGGGATTTTCTGTGAGCTTCTGGCCATGCTGATGCTGATTCCCGCTTTCCTGGGATGGCGGAATCTGCGGCTGCTGCGAAAGGGAAAGGCCGATCCCATGGTGAGCCGTAAAACACCTGTCCCTTCCGATTTTGTTGAAGGTCTGGGGCACAGTATCAGTAAAAGACCGGGACTCTGGATTCTGGTCTTAATGACCATAGGATTGGCCCTGGGAACTCAGGCTCCCCGGATTGAACTGGAAGACAATCTGATGAAGATGGAAGCAGAAGGACTGGAGTCGGTGAAACTTCAGGATACTATGACCGAGGAGTTTGGTGCCGCTCCGGATGTTTTGTACTATCTCAGTGAAGATCCCGATGAACTGCCGGCTCTGGTTAAGGCTATTGAAAAACTGGGTTCGGTCAAATCGGTGGATGCCATCACCCAATGGTGGCCCACGGAAGATCAGCGCTCCAGGAGGATTCCCTATCTGGAGGATATACGAACCACCCTGGAGGATTGGAACACTTCAGAGTCGGTTGATTCTGAAATGATTCTGGAAGAACTGTACCGTCTGGAGGCAAACCTGATCGAAATGGGAGACCTGGCCTTTCTGGGAGGCACCGACCGGCTGACCTTTGTTCTGAATAAGGCGACCGGTCTGGACAAGGACGGGAAAAAAGTGAGGAATTCGGTTTTTGACCGGCTTTTTGATTCACTTGAATCTGACAGTTTCAATCCGGGGGAACTCATCGCCTTTCAGGGCCGTTTTTCTCTCCCCTTGAGTCAACGGATTCACACTATGGCGGGAACCGGGGCTATCAGTCTGGAAGATCTGCCGGATATGATCCGGGACACCTACCTCTCAAAGGAAGGATCATCTACACTGATGACCATTTCACCCCGGATGAATCCCTGGGTCGGTGAGTCCCGGAATATCTTCACTTCCCAGGTGAGTACGGTGACCGATAGAACCACAGGCATGATCCTCGCTGCGGATCAACTGATTCTGATTGCCGGCAAGGATGGAAGAAAGGCTGTCCTGGCTGCCTTGATTGCCGTCTTTTTGATCCTTCTGATTGATTTCAAAAACTTTAAATTGACAGCTCTGACCTTTCTGCCTCTCCTGCTCTCCTTTTCTTCACTCTACGGGATCATGGTTCTTTTCAATATCAAGCTTGATTTTGTGAATATCATTGCCATTCCCCTGCTGGTGGGAATAGGTATCGATGATGCGGTGCATATCAATCACCGTTATCTGCTGGAAGGGAAGGGTGAGATGCATCAGGTCCTGGCCCGGACAGGTTCGGCTGTGGCTTTGACCACTATCACCACCATCATTGGTTTCGCATCCTTTATTCCCTCCGTCATGAGGGCCATGCGGAGCACCGGAATTGTGCTGACCCTGGCCATGGCTCTGGCCTTTCTGTTTTCCATCTGTCTGCACCCCGCCGTTCTGGTAATGGTCTGTGAAAAATGGGGCTGGGATCTGAAACCCCGAACTTTTAAAAGAATTTCCAAGGAGAATGACTGATATGAAGAATCTTTTTAGAATTGTAATGACATTTGCACTTCTGAGTGCCACCTTAACTGTCTGCGCCCAGGATGCACAAGACCTGATAAATCAGGCTGATAAGGCCTTTGAACTGGATGCTATTTACAGCAGGAGTACTCTGCAGGTGATCAAATCCGGTAGAGAGCAGGCCCTTCAGGTGATGGAAGGATTCGAACTGGATGATTCTGACGGGATTTCCAGGTCTCTGTCGATTTTTCTGGCCCCCCCCCGGGTTGCCGGGACAGCCTACCTGATGTTAGGAGATGATCTCTGGGTCCGGTTTGCCTCGACTGGACGCATCCGGAAGTTGAGCTCTTCCGCGAAAAAGAACTCAGCCGCAGGAAGTGACTTTTCCTATGCCGATATGGGCGAGGGCAGCAACAGTTTTACCGGCCAATATTCACCCTCTTATGACGGAACGGAGAAGGTTGACGGACAGGACTGTCATCGCTTGATCCTCACTCCCAGGCCCGGAGTCAGCAGCGCTTATGAAAAACTGATTGTCTGGATAACCCTGGAAAAGCAGCTGTACCGCAGAATCGAGTACCATGATGACGGTTCTCCTATTAAATATTTGGATTTTGATGACTATAGAGAGGTGGGCGGTGTTTATTATCCCTATCTGATGACCATGACCAGTCTTACCAAAAAATCTATAAGTGTTGTCACCACCAAAATCATTGAGTTTGACAGCTCCAGAGTGGAGGAATATTTTTTCACAACCTCTTATCTGGAAAACATCCGCTGATGATGGAGGATTCTATGAAACAATTAAAAGGCCATTGGATTTTATTCATCATGTTTCTCTCTGCTCTTATACCTGCAGGCGCCGAAGTCCATTTCAGCGGTGAGCTCATACCGGAAGTCAATTTAAATATCCCTCAGGACGGTGATTATGACTCCCCCCTGAATCCAGAAAACAGCCTGGCCGTGAAGGATGTGATGTTCCGTAATGAAATTAATCTGAAGCTGGATGAATCGAGCGATACAGGAGCTCTGAACCTGTGGATTCAGCTGGGCCAATATCCTGTGGCGGATATGCTGAGAGGCAGCGCAGCCATTCTGTCGGAAGGCAATCCCGTTCTGACAGCTGCGGTAGCCGATATGGCTTCTGCCTCTCAGGCTTATATCTATACCGCAGAAATAATCAGGGCCAATGCTGCCTGGATTCCCGGAAAGAACAGCCGCTTGACAGTCGGGCGGCAGAGTTACCTGACCGGGTACGGTTACGGTTGGAATCCCGTTGATCTGGCGAATCCTCCCAAGAATCCCACAGACCCGAGTGCCTATGTTCGGGGAGTGGACGGTTTGACCCTGCAGTACAATCCCCAGTCCTGGCTGGGCATTAAAACCTACGGTCTTCTTCCGTCGGAAGGTCCGGGCTGGGACTATGATGAACTGCTGGCAGGCATGGAACTGACTCTTCAGGCTTCGGCTCTGGAGATCCAACTCTCCGGACTCTACGGCGGGGCGGAGCAGGGTGATGATCCCTATGATTTCTACCCCCATGCCGGAGCTGCCGCTGTTTTTATGGATATTCAGGGAGTGGGCGTGTATGGAGAAGGAGTCGTCCGCAGCCGGTCCCGCAGGAACAGCCCTGATATGGAAACGGGTGCTTCGGTCCTGAAGGAAAAAGCCGTCTATTCGGCCCTGCTGGGTGGGGAGTATTATTTCAGTTCCGGCCTGGCGGCTGTCGCCGAATACTTCTATAACGGAGAGGGATGGGATCAGAATCAGAGGGAGGATTATGCTTCCCTTCCTTCCGACCTGTCCCTCTACTCGCCTCTGTATTTTGCCAGGCATTATGCCCTGCTGAATCTGATGATACCCTGGTATGCGAGAGACAGCAGTTTTAACCTCAACATGATTTATTCTCCCGATTCACAGGCCCTGTTTGTGACTCCCTCAGCTTCTTTTAATCTGAACTACGAAGGCACGCTTGTGTCAGAAATAGGGTACACCGGGATGACCAGCCTGGATGACGGCAGGAAGAATGAAGCCTGGTTGTCTCCGGTTAAACACAGCATTGTCTTTAACCTGCGCTATTACTTTTAGAGAGGGCTTTTCATTATTCTGCTATGAGTCAGGCGGAAGCTTAACAGGAGGAGAATCAGAGCCCCCACAAGGTAGCCGGGGATGATTTCAAGACCGTAAATCCTGGCTAGAACACCCGCAATGGAGGGTACTACCGCCGCCCCGACTCCTGCCGCGGCAATCTGCATGCCGATGGTGTGGCCCTGGTACTTCCTGCCCACCCTGTTTACCGTATCCGAGACAAGTCCCGGGAATACAGGCGCAATGGCCAGTCCGGTCAGGCCGATGCCGAAGATGGTCATACTGTTATAAAGATCAACAAGGATCATAACCGTCCCCGAGATGGCCAGAAAGACGCTGAAATAAATCATGGTAGAAACTGAGAATTTCCGGCTGTACCAGCCTGCTATAATCCGGCCCAGGGTAAACATGCCCCAGTAGGTTCCCGTGATGAACCCGGCGACGGCCGGTGCAACTCCTCTGGACTCGGTCAGAAGGGAGTAGGCCCAGAGACCCAGCCCCAGTTCAACTCCTGTATAGATAAAGAACATCAGCATGCTCAGCCAGACGGAGACTTTTTTCATGGTTTCTGCCAGAGTCGCCTCTTCCCTTACCTGGGCTTCTTCTTTCAGACTGATGTTTTTCCACCAGCCCTTTGTGAGGAGGAAAGCCGCCGCCAG is a window from the Oceanispirochaeta sp. genome containing:
- a CDS encoding MFS transporter — protein: GAAVMGGLGAGAIDAGINTYIAQNHSERMMQWLHASFGIGVTIGPVIMTLGITWTQRWQWGYVVVAGAQILLAAAFLLTKGWWKNISLKEEAQVREEATLAETMKKVSVWLSMLMFFIYTGVELGLGLWAYSLLTESRGVAPAVAGFITGTYWGMFTLGRIIAGWYSRKFSVSTMIYFSVFLAISGTVMILVDLYNSMTIFGIGLTGLAIAPVFPGLVSDTVNRVGRKYQGHTIGMQIAAAGVGAAVVPSIAGVLARIYGLEIIPGYLVGALILLLLSFRLTHSRIMKSPL
- a CDS encoding outer membrane lipoprotein-sorting protein: MKNLFRIVMTFALLSATLTVCAQDAQDLINQADKAFELDAIYSRSTLQVIKSGREQALQVMEGFELDDSDGISRSLSIFLAPPRVAGTAYLMLGDDLWVRFASTGRIRKLSSSAKKNSAAGSDFSYADMGEGSNSFTGQYSPSYDGTEKVDGQDCHRLILTPRPGVSSAYEKLIVWITLEKQLYRRIEYHDDGSPIKYLDFDDYREVGGVYYPYLMTMTSLTKKSISVVTTKIIEFDSSRVEEYFFTTSYLENIR
- a CDS encoding MMPL family transporter produces the protein MNSMKQSPLLGRWAGWAGANPVKVFLMALVITLILGIGAFQMEMEMTFFSIMPQQSTQVQDLKRITNEFPFASSLVVVVDGRGLPADTAKETVKSAIDEMASVFSSDEFDSALSGVYSKVDEAFLKEHGFLLSQSKDLKRLKGIYADPDLFPFLQALNDDLEREYSGDGEAMEDDEMQLVSWVGGVSEILNTMADALEGHLPDDSKIDEALDAYLLGESYYLSRSENMGVLFLNPRYTINDLDPLVNETNRIEERVKSIASDYGMTAGMTGLTVVGRDEMVTSEQGFAFSMLLAFGLILTLMIVVFRIRTTPLIIGVPLMLGVFWTMGLTGFILHRLNIMTAMYMVALVGLGVDYAIHLMTGFVQERDQGKDFLSSITDAFNKSGRGIVTGGFTTAAAFFALLMAESDMVRELAVVAGMGIFCELLAMLMLIPAFLGWRNLRLLRKGKADPMVSRKTPVPSDFVEGLGHSISKRPGLWILVLMTIGLALGTQAPRIELEDNLMKMEAEGLESVKLQDTMTEEFGAAPDVLYYLSEDPDELPALVKAIEKLGSVKSVDAITQWWPTEDQRSRRIPYLEDIRTTLEDWNTSESVDSEMILEELYRLEANLIEMGDLAFLGGTDRLTFVLNKATGLDKDGKKVRNSVFDRLFDSLESDSFNPGELIAFQGRFSLPLSQRIHTMAGTGAISLEDLPDMIRDTYLSKEGSSTLMTISPRMNPWVGESRNIFTSQVSTVTDRTTGMILAADQLILIAGKDGRKAVLAALIAVFLILLIDFKNFKLTALTFLPLLLSFSSLYGIMVLFNIKLDFVNIIAIPLLVGIGIDDAVHINHRYLLEGKGEMHQVLARTGSAVALTTITTIIGFASFIPSVMRAMRSTGIVLTLAMALAFLFSICLHPAVLVMVCEKWGWDLKPRTFKRISKEND